The following proteins are co-located in the Planococcus plakortidis genome:
- a CDS encoding N(5)-(carboxyethyl)ornithine synthase, producing MGFVISRKNNEKRRAILPQDLAQVQHAAQLVFEEGYGDVLGLSDDDYRAAGAEIASREEVLKCDAIVDVKLGNADYLAQLEDGKLLIGWAHAIQDIKFTDGAIAGKHTVIAWEELFEGGRYIFYRNREVAGEAAVLQAYQHCGKMPYETRVAILGNGHTAKGAMRILHGLGAEVDVYGKRLENLFKEKMVDYDVLVNCVMWDTTRTDRIIYREDLKRLKKGAMIIDVSCDPELEIETSTPTTIDNPVYTVDGIIHYAVDNTPAMFPHTITKVLSEGFAPMLDGLLEGHLSEMVQQAIVIEEGIIKDHRIADFRQARGLTV from the coding sequence ATGGGATTTGTGATTAGCCGCAAGAATAACGAGAAGCGGCGGGCGATTTTGCCGCAGGATTTAGCGCAAGTGCAACACGCGGCGCAATTGGTGTTTGAGGAAGGGTACGGCGATGTGCTGGGCTTGTCGGATGACGATTACCGTGCGGCAGGCGCCGAAATCGCGTCGCGCGAAGAAGTGCTCAAGTGCGATGCGATCGTCGATGTGAAGCTCGGCAACGCCGATTACCTGGCTCAGCTGGAAGATGGCAAACTTCTGATCGGCTGGGCGCATGCGATCCAGGATATCAAGTTTACGGATGGCGCCATCGCCGGCAAGCATACGGTCATCGCTTGGGAAGAGTTGTTCGAAGGCGGGCGCTATATTTTCTACCGCAACCGCGAAGTGGCGGGGGAAGCGGCTGTGCTCCAAGCGTACCAGCATTGCGGCAAGATGCCGTATGAGACGCGTGTCGCGATTCTCGGCAATGGCCATACCGCTAAAGGTGCGATGCGCATCCTGCACGGGCTCGGCGCGGAAGTCGATGTTTACGGCAAGCGGCTGGAGAATCTCTTCAAGGAAAAGATGGTCGATTACGATGTGCTCGTCAACTGCGTCATGTGGGACACGACGCGCACCGACCGCATCATCTACCGCGAGGATCTGAAGCGCTTGAAAAAAGGCGCGATGATCATCGACGTGAGTTGTGATCCGGAACTTGAGATCGAGACTTCGACGCCGACGACGATCGACAATCCGGTCTACACGGTCGACGGCATCATCCATTATGCGGTTGACAACACGCCGGCGATGTTCCCGCACACGATCACGAAAGTGCTGAGCGAAGGTTTTGCGCCGATGCTCGATGGTCTGCTTGAAGGACATCTATCCGAAATGGTCCAGCAGGCCATCGTCATCGAGGAGGGCATCATTAAAGACCATCGCATCGCCGATTTCCGCCAGGCGCGCGGATTGACTGTCTAA